The Streptomyces sp. HSG2 genome has a segment encoding these proteins:
- a CDS encoding pyridoxamine 5'-phosphate oxidase family protein, with amino-acid sequence MTANWARFSAAEPDLAATVEARFAAYRHHVLATLRPDGSPRTSGLEARFSDGEVWLGMMADSAKALDLRRDPRFALQANPGEGTGMGGGDVRIGGRAVEVAEERRRAVYGEEAEGLEPFHLFRVEITEVVRTSVEDGTRLLVQVWKPGRPVRGVRRT; translated from the coding sequence ATGACAGCGAACTGGGCGCGGTTCAGCGCCGCCGAACCCGATCTCGCGGCGACCGTGGAGGCACGCTTCGCCGCCTACCGGCACCACGTCCTGGCGACCCTGCGCCCGGACGGCTCGCCCCGCACGTCCGGGCTGGAGGCGCGATTCTCCGACGGCGAGGTGTGGCTCGGCATGATGGCCGACTCGGCCAAGGCGCTCGACCTGCGCCGTGACCCCCGCTTCGCGCTCCAGGCCAACCCGGGCGAGGGCACCGGGATGGGCGGGGGCGACGTGCGGATCGGGGGACGGGCCGTCGAGGTCGCGGAGGAGCGTCGCAGGGCCGTCTACGGCGAAGAGGCGGAAGGGCTGGAGCCGTTCCACCTCTTCCGCGTCGAGATCACCGAGGTCGTGCGGACCTCGGTCGAGGACGGGACGCGACTCCTCGTGCAGGTCTGGAAGCCGGGGCGGCCCGTGCGCGGCGTCCGCCGCACGTGA
- a CDS encoding DoxX family protein → MTHGSHTDGRTVGRGGLRETASRHALAPLRLFLGFTFLYAGLDKLTDGAFLRDSGAGSIGDLMRAVRDSSAVPALVDLGLANPVGFGYVVACGELAVGLATLVGLLARVAALGGALISLSLWLTVSWAADPYYYGNDLPYLICWVPLVLAGAPYWSLDARLAARRRRFRPGAW, encoded by the coding sequence ATGACCCACGGCAGTCACACGGACGGGCGAACGGTGGGCCGGGGAGGGTTGCGGGAGACCGCGAGCCGCCACGCCTTGGCGCCGTTGCGCCTCTTCCTCGGCTTCACCTTCCTCTACGCGGGGTTGGACAAACTGACCGACGGCGCCTTCCTCCGGGACTCGGGTGCCGGCTCCATCGGGGATCTGATGCGGGCCGTCCGCGACTCCTCGGCCGTGCCCGCGCTCGTCGATCTGGGTCTGGCGAACCCGGTCGGGTTCGGATACGTCGTCGCCTGCGGCGAATTGGCCGTCGGCCTGGCGACGCTGGTCGGGCTGCTGGCCCGCGTGGCCGCCCTCGGCGGGGCGCTGATCTCGCTCAGCCTCTGGCTGACCGTGAGCTGGGCCGCCGATCCCTACTACTACGGCAACGACCTCCCGTACCTGATCTGCTGGGTGCCCCTGGTGCTGGCGGGGGCCCCGTACTGGTCGCTCGACGCCCGCCTCGCCGCCCGTCGTCGCCGGTTTCGGCCCGGGGCGTGGTGA
- a CDS encoding MFS transporter has translation MSPRNTPVASERDGGKARRRVLVAAYCGLFAINANLMITYIAAFDIRGRLELGESGLQWFAGVYSLGMAATVMVAATLADTLGVRRVYTTSLLLFMACSVCATLAPGIPVLLAVRGVQGAASAAVLVTSLALVGSVGGSPATAARAVGGWVAVGGTAVAVGPPLGGFLTETTGWRSAFLAAFPFAACAAAATWRGVVDSRLGGRVAFDWWGQVLFVLTVTALTLVLIQGRSFGWTSWPTLLLCSSTAAGLVGFLLREARAREPMLDVSLFRDRLNSLSVTVLFFAAFCNEGVYFVAVQYYRNIRELSPLLIGLFVLPFAIGYTVVALRVGWVTARAGLRSTLLLGQVAMVLGLFLMIFGFPLGGGAVPAGMALVGVASALLITPVVSVTLRNAPRGRSGMVSGIVNTQQPLGGALSFAALGTVLTGWLGLTLGEDFDEDLRAGEEEGHDANAHPATNGVSAIVRYFDVPVADLAEREFVRASQISMGVAALVAVLVLGVLLALFPRDADRRVRAGS, from the coding sequence ATGTCGCCCCGAAACACCCCTGTCGCGAGCGAGCGCGATGGTGGGAAGGCGCGGCGGAGGGTTCTGGTCGCGGCGTACTGCGGTCTGTTCGCCATCAACGCCAACCTCATGATCACGTACATCGCCGCCTTCGACATCCGGGGCCGGCTGGAGCTGGGGGAGTCCGGCCTCCAGTGGTTCGCGGGCGTCTACAGCCTCGGCATGGCCGCCACGGTGATGGTCGCCGCCACACTGGCCGACACCCTCGGCGTGAGGCGCGTCTACACCACGAGTCTGCTCCTGTTCATGGCGTGCTCGGTGTGCGCCACCCTCGCACCGGGCATCCCGGTGCTGCTGGCGGTGCGGGGGGTGCAGGGGGCGGCGAGCGCCGCCGTGCTCGTGACCTCCCTGGCCCTGGTCGGCTCGGTCGGCGGATCCCCGGCCACCGCCGCGCGGGCCGTGGGCGGGTGGGTGGCCGTGGGCGGTACGGCGGTCGCGGTGGGGCCTCCGTTGGGAGGGTTCCTGACCGAGACGACGGGCTGGCGCAGCGCCTTCCTGGCGGCCTTCCCCTTCGCCGCGTGCGCGGCGGCGGCCACCTGGCGCGGGGTCGTCGACTCCCGCCTCGGGGGGCGGGTCGCGTTCGACTGGTGGGGCCAGGTTCTCTTCGTTCTCACGGTGACGGCGCTGACCCTGGTGCTCATCCAGGGGCGCTCGTTCGGATGGACCTCCTGGCCGACACTGCTGCTGTGCTCGTCGACCGCGGCCGGGCTCGTCGGATTCCTCCTCCGCGAGGCGCGCGCCCGCGAGCCCATGCTGGACGTGAGCCTGTTCCGTGACCGGCTGAACTCGCTCTCGGTGACGGTGTTGTTCTTCGCCGCCTTCTGCAACGAAGGCGTCTACTTCGTCGCCGTGCAGTACTACCGGAACATCCGCGAACTCTCGCCGCTGCTCATCGGCTTGTTCGTCCTGCCTTTCGCCATCGGGTACACGGTCGTCGCCCTGCGGGTGGGGTGGGTCACCGCGCGGGCGGGCCTGCGCTCGACGCTCCTGCTCGGCCAAGTGGCCATGGTGCTCGGGCTCTTCCTGATGATCTTCGGGTTTCCGCTCGGCGGGGGTGCCGTTCCGGCGGGAATGGCCCTTGTCGGCGTGGCCTCGGCCCTTCTGATCACCCCGGTCGTGTCGGTCACCCTCCGGAACGCCCCCCGAGGTCGGTCGGGCATGGTCTCCGGCATCGTGAACACCCAGCAGCCGCTCGGCGGAGCGCTGAGTTTCGCCGCCCTGGGCACGGTGCTGACGGGGTGGCTCGGCCTCACCCTCGGGGAGGACTTCGACGAGGATCTCCGGGCCGGTGAGGAGGAGGGGCACGACGCGAACGCCCACCCGGCGACCAACGGTGTCAGCGCGATCGTCCGGTACTTCGACGTGCCGGTCGCCGACCTCGCGGAGCGCGAGTTCGTGCGGGCCAGTCAGATCAGCATGGGCGTCGCGGCGTTGGTAGCCGTCCTCGTGCTGGGCGTGCTCCTCGCCCTCTTCCCCCGGGACGCCGACCGCCGGGTCCGAGCGGGCTCGTAG
- a CDS encoding PspC domain-containing protein: MSEHENAAHGLEPGARPAAEPLGDVPAGGTGAGAESPGRPDSWAPLRRDRSHRLIAGVCAGLGRRYDMDPVIFRIALPVLAVTGGLGLIFYGFAWLLVPSEDEEESEARKLLTGRVDAPTLAALLLSLVGCGLFLAMLNTGGVLSFAVLLSLVLLGAGHWSRRRGLPGPDPLAAQTAAEAPPEAQAPPVPPVPTAGASWWRASLVEDGGVTAGDPTGEGRRGSPSGGGEAHFWGTGPDRLRERWAAAGRSGPGGGAMSDGKRARRDRPRWIGGWVFLAAVAAGGLATGLAWASQPALTSVRFGLAAALTVFGVGLVIGAFRGRLGAGTIVVAVVTAALLAATAALPAGAGDEWARPTWRPTAAAEVREGYGFASGEGTLDLSGVSVPAGETVRTRAEADLGRILVILPPDATARLSVSVGLGDLLLPEEDRGDADVAPGRHRELTLSPTRPGEEAGGVLDLEVRVGVGEVVVSRAEP, from the coding sequence ATGTCAGAGCACGAGAACGCCGCGCACGGCCTCGAACCGGGTGCCCGGCCGGCAGCGGAGCCGCTCGGCGACGTTCCCGCCGGGGGCACGGGGGCGGGCGCCGAGAGTCCCGGAAGACCGGACTCGTGGGCGCCCCTGCGCCGAGACCGCTCGCACCGACTGATCGCCGGCGTGTGCGCGGGGTTGGGTCGGCGGTACGACATGGACCCGGTGATCTTCCGGATCGCCCTGCCGGTCCTCGCCGTGACCGGCGGTTTGGGTCTGATCTTCTACGGATTCGCCTGGCTCCTGGTCCCCTCCGAGGACGAGGAGGAGAGCGAGGCGCGCAAGCTGTTGACGGGCAGGGTGGACGCGCCGACGCTGGCGGCGTTGCTCCTCTCCCTGGTCGGCTGCGGGCTGTTCCTCGCGATGCTGAACACCGGGGGGGTGCTCAGTTTCGCGGTACTGCTCTCCCTGGTGCTGCTCGGGGCGGGGCACTGGTCGCGTCGGCGCGGCCTGCCGGGTCCGGACCCGCTGGCGGCGCAGACCGCCGCGGAGGCTCCGCCGGAGGCCCAGGCACCCCCGGTGCCGCCCGTGCCCACCGCCGGGGCCTCCTGGTGGCGGGCCTCGCTCGTCGAGGACGGCGGGGTGACCGCCGGGGACCCGACCGGCGAGGGTCGGCGGGGCTCCCCTTCCGGCGGTGGCGAGGCTCACTTCTGGGGCACGGGGCCGGATCGGCTCAGGGAGCGGTGGGCCGCGGCGGGTCGGTCCGGGCCCGGGGGCGGGGCGATGTCGGACGGGAAGCGGGCTCGGCGGGACCGACCGCGATGGATCGGAGGCTGGGTGTTCCTGGCCGCCGTGGCCGCGGGGGGGCTGGCGACCGGCCTGGCCTGGGCGAGCCAGCCGGCCCTGACCAGCGTGCGGTTCGGGCTGGCCGCCGCGCTGACGGTCTTCGGCGTCGGCCTGGTGATCGGGGCCTTCCGCGGGAGGTTGGGGGCGGGGACGATCGTGGTGGCGGTCGTCACCGCCGCGTTGCTGGCGGCGACGGCGGCGCTCCCCGCGGGCGCGGGCGACGAGTGGGCGCGGCCCACCTGGCGGCCCACCGCCGCGGCGGAGGTGCGCGAGGGGTACGGGTTCGCCTCGGGGGAGGGCACGCTGGATCTGTCCGGCGTGTCGGTGCCCGCAGGGGAGACCGTCCGCACCCGTGCCGAGGCGGACCTGGGGAGAATCCTGGTGATCCTGCCACCCGACGCCACCGCGCGGCTGAGCGTCTCGGTCGGGCTGGGCGACCTGCTGCTGCCGGAGGAGGATCGGGGCGACGCGGACGTGGCTCCGGGACGACACCGGGAGCTGACGCTGTCTCCGACGCGACCCGGCGAGGAGGCGGGCGGGGTCCTGGACCTGGAGGTGCGCGTCGGCGTCGGAGAGGTGGTGGTGAGTCGTGCCGAGCCGTGA
- a CDS encoding ATP-binding protein has product MPDAAVGAGEPPAEPRPSRKLYRSGDGRWLGGVARGLAGHLGLPVTWVRLVFVGLFMADGLGALLYAAFWFFVPLGVGGVDPRRPPAMVATDTAPDGRRRLIARRPDRGQLVALLLMVVVALVFAGNVELGGGVRLYLWPVVLVGAGVALVWRQADDARRARWVEVGRRGSTVALLRTGAGVLLVTAGVTGILVLRGSAQLGSILQATLAVLVGVALLAGPYLVRMTQDLSEERLMRIRAQERAEVAAHVHDSVLHTLTLIQRNADSPSEVRRLARAQERELRAWLYRPEGNGKHQEEEPTTLADAVRRVAAEVEDEHGVPMEVVVVGDCPLDDRIRALTQAAREAMVNAAKYGGGGGAVQVYAEVESDRVFVSVRDRGPGFDLDSIPPDRMGVRESIIGRMERNGGTARLRAVPGGGTEIELETERAEAS; this is encoded by the coding sequence ATGCCGGACGCAGCAGTGGGCGCGGGAGAGCCGCCCGCCGAACCACGGCCCTCGCGCAAGCTCTACCGCAGCGGCGACGGCCGCTGGCTCGGCGGCGTGGCCCGAGGGCTCGCCGGACACCTCGGGCTGCCGGTGACCTGGGTGCGGCTGGTGTTCGTCGGCCTCTTCATGGCGGACGGACTCGGGGCCCTGCTGTACGCGGCGTTCTGGTTCTTCGTTCCGCTCGGCGTCGGGGGAGTCGACCCCCGCAGGCCGCCGGCGATGGTGGCGACCGACACCGCGCCGGACGGTCGCCGCAGGCTGATCGCACGCCGCCCCGACCGGGGACAACTCGTCGCCCTGCTGCTGATGGTGGTCGTGGCCCTGGTCTTCGCCGGAAACGTCGAACTCGGCGGCGGAGTCCGTCTCTACCTCTGGCCCGTCGTCCTGGTCGGCGCCGGCGTCGCCCTCGTCTGGAGGCAGGCCGACGACGCCCGCCGCGCGCGCTGGGTCGAGGTCGGTCGGCGGGGGAGCACGGTCGCCCTCCTGCGGACCGGGGCCGGAGTGCTGCTGGTGACGGCCGGAGTGACCGGCATCCTCGTGCTCCGCGGTTCCGCGCAGCTCGGCTCCATCCTCCAGGCCACCCTCGCGGTGCTGGTCGGCGTCGCCCTCCTCGCCGGCCCGTACCTGGTGCGGATGACGCAGGACCTCTCCGAGGAACGGCTGATGCGCATCCGCGCCCAAGAGCGCGCCGAAGTCGCCGCTCACGTCCACGACTCGGTCCTGCACACGCTGACCCTGATCCAACGCAACGCCGACAGCCCGAGCGAGGTCCGCCGGCTCGCGCGGGCCCAGGAGCGCGAGCTGCGCGCCTGGCTCTACAGACCGGAGGGCAACGGCAAGCACCAGGAAGAGGAGCCCACTACCCTGGCCGACGCCGTCCGCCGCGTCGCCGCCGAGGTCGAGGACGAACACGGCGTCCCGATGGAGGTCGTGGTCGTGGGCGACTGTCCCCTGGACGACAGGATCCGCGCGCTGACCCAGGCCGCGCGCGAGGCGATGGTGAACGCCGCCAAGTACGGTGGCGGGGGCGGTGCCGTCCAGGTCTACGCCGAGGTGGAGTCGGACCGGGTCTTCGTGTCCGTGCGCGACCGGGGCCCCGGCTTCGACCTCGACTCGATCCCCCCCGACCGCATGGGCGTCAGGGAATCGATCATCGGCCGGATGGAGCGCAACGGGGGGACGGCACGCCTGCGCGCGGTGCCCGGCGGGGGCACGGAGATCGAGCTGGAGACGGAGAGGGCGGAGGCGTCATGA
- a CDS encoding response regulator transcription factor codes for MSEHTGTTRGPVEDPAGRRVRVVLVDDHRMFRTGVQAEIGDTGRTGIEVVGEAADVEQAVTVITATRPEVVLLDVHLPGGGGVEVLRRCAALATDSERPVRFLALSVSDAAEDVIGVIRGGARGYVTKTITGDDLVDSVFRVQEGDAVFSPRLAGFVLDAFASTEAPPVDEDLDRLTQREREVLRLIARGYAYKEVAKQLFISVKTVESHVSAVLRKLQLSNRHELTRWATARRLV; via the coding sequence ATGAGCGAGCACACCGGGACGACGAGGGGGCCGGTCGAAGACCCCGCCGGACGGCGGGTGCGGGTGGTCCTCGTCGACGACCACCGCATGTTCCGGACCGGTGTCCAGGCGGAGATCGGCGACACCGGGCGGACCGGTATCGAGGTGGTGGGGGAGGCCGCGGACGTCGAGCAGGCGGTCACGGTGATCACCGCGACCCGACCCGAGGTCGTCCTGCTCGACGTGCACCTCCCGGGCGGAGGCGGTGTCGAGGTGCTGCGCCGCTGCGCCGCGCTCGCGACCGACTCCGAGCGTCCGGTGCGGTTCCTCGCGCTGTCCGTGTCCGACGCCGCCGAGGACGTCATCGGCGTCATCCGCGGCGGCGCCCGCGGCTACGTCACCAAGACCATCACCGGGGACGACCTCGTCGACTCCGTCTTCCGGGTGCAGGAGGGCGACGCGGTGTTCTCCCCGCGACTGGCCGGGTTCGTCCTGGACGCCTTCGCCTCGACCGAGGCCCCGCCCGTCGACGAGGACCTCGACCGGCTCACCCAGCGCGAACGCGAGGTACTGCGCCTGATCGCCCGGGGCTACGCCTACAAGGAGGTGGCCAAGCAGCTCTTCATCTCCGTCAAGACCGTGGAGTCCCATGTCTCCGCCGTCCTGCGCAAGCTCCAGCTGTCCAACCGCCACGAGCTGACCCGCTGGGCCACCGCCCGTCGGCTGGTCTGA
- a CDS encoding NlpC/P60 family protein, translating into MASHRKSRPTGSRAAAARPPARAADGPASVALLSPSTSTAAPSDGGGPSLDEVERRVDALYRQAGARAGKPTRGERTARQRERVDSLRDEGRGARGARRGDPDGGGPSRGAGRTGEPASGASAATRSGTRPPTADMRPAGATDGGAAVAQGRSPAEPFGRPEVAGDASSSPGRRERSGESSDSPGDLRPAPRNDPHAAKARVGEQLAAARRMLADAARERSASNTTDAAPPSVTANPAGDGEPWAREERREWRGDEATSVDDVRATVVGGAGPDGFPEAPVPDTGALSREDATATSTRRTAPDPWEAAPEAWETTPGPGRDAGEATAETGPDPVEGPAPLGGRASETVPSGDSGYAPKGDKAVAFARAQIGKPYVWGATGPGSYDCSGLTRAAWTAAGVALPRSTRDQARAGTVVPLSEARPGDLVFFSDDPAHVGVHVGNGMMIHAPGPGSYVREDSVVLDGESTVRGVVRPA; encoded by the coding sequence TTGGCGTCGCACCGCAAGTCCCGTCCCACGGGCTCCCGGGCCGCGGCGGCCCGCCCCCCCGCCCGCGCCGCCGATGGGCCCGCCTCCGTCGCCCTCCTCTCCCCCTCGACCTCGACCGCCGCCCCTTCCGACGGAGGTGGCCCGAGCCTCGACGAGGTCGAGCGGCGGGTCGACGCCCTCTACCGCCAGGCGGGGGCGAGGGCGGGGAAGCCCACGCGGGGCGAGAGGACCGCCCGGCAGCGCGAGCGCGTGGACAGCCTCCGAGACGAGGGCCGCGGCGCCCGAGGGGCGCGCCGGGGGGATCCGGATGGCGGTGGCCCCTCCCGGGGGGCAGGCCGGACCGGAGAGCCCGCCTCCGGGGCCTCGGCGGCCACCCGTTCGGGCACCAGGCCCCCGACGGCGGACATGCGCCCGGCGGGGGCCACGGACGGCGGGGCGGCGGTCGCCCAGGGCCGTTCACCCGCGGAGCCGTTCGGGCGTCCCGAGGTCGCCGGCGACGCCTCCTCGTCGCCGGGGCGGCGGGAACGGTCCGGGGAGTCCTCGGACTCCCCCGGGGACCTCCGGCCCGCCCCCCGGAACGACCCGCACGCGGCCAAGGCGCGCGTCGGGGAGCAGCTGGCCGCGGCGCGGCGGATGCTGGCCGACGCCGCCCGCGAACGGTCCGCGTCGAACACGACGGACGCCGCCCCGCCCTCGGTGACCGCGAACCCTGCCGGGGACGGCGAGCCGTGGGCTCGCGAGGAGCGCCGGGAGTGGCGCGGCGACGAGGCCACGTCGGTCGACGACGTCCGCGCGACGGTCGTCGGGGGCGCCGGGCCGGACGGCTTCCCCGAGGCGCCCGTCCCGGACACGGGGGCCCTCTCCCGGGAGGACGCGACCGCGACGAGCACCCGACGGACCGCCCCGGACCCGTGGGAGGCGGCCCCGGAGGCGTGGGAGACCACTCCCGGGCCCGGCCGGGACGCCGGGGAGGCGACCGCGGAAACCGGCCCGGATCCGGTGGAGGGCCCCGCCCCGCTCGGCGGTCGGGCGTCGGAAACCGTGCCGTCCGGCGACTCGGGGTACGCGCCCAAGGGCGACAAGGCGGTCGCCTTCGCCCGTGCCCAGATCGGCAAGCCGTACGTCTGGGGCGCCACCGGCCCGGGCTCCTACGACTGCTCCGGCCTGACCCGGGCCGCCTGGACCGCGGCGGGCGTGGCCCTGCCCAGGAGCACTCGGGACCAGGCCCGGGCGGGCACGGTGGTCCCCCTCTCCGAGGCGCGCCCAGGCGATCTGGTCTTCTTCTCCGACGACCCCGCCCACGTGGGCGTCCACGTGGGGAACGGCATGATGATCCACGCGCCGGGTCCGGGCTCGTACGTGCGCGAGGACTCCGTGGTCCTCGACGGGGAGTCCACGGTCCGCGGCGTCGTGCGACCCGCCTGA
- the pcrA gene encoding DNA helicase PcrA: protein MSSLFDDSFLASLQAPRGPEEHPPPPEDDHAPEPVPGDLFAGAFDAPADRDAYYRNGAVRPVVDPAVLLEGLNDNQRAAVLHAGSPLLIVAGAGSGKTRVLTHRIAHLLAERDVHPGQILAITFTNKAAGEMRERVERLVGPRAAAMWVMTFHSACVRILRRESRALGLTSSFSIYDAADSKRLMALVCRDLELDPKRFPPKSFSAKVSNLKNELIDEEDFAARAADGFEKTLARAYALYQARLREANALDFDDLIMTTTHLLRAFPDVAEHYRRRFRHVLVDEYQDTNHAQYALVRELVGPAATEEEAPPSPDRLPPAELCVVGDADQSIYAFRGATIRNILQFEEDYPDATTILLEQNYRSTQTILGAANAVIERNESRRPKNLWTHQGAGARIIGYVADTEHDEAQFAAEEIDRLTDTGEARAGDVAVFYRTNAQSRVFEEIFIRVGLPYKVVGGVRFYERKEVRDVLAYLRVLANPEDSVPLRRVLNVPKRGIGDRAEAMIDALAQRERIGFAQALRRVDEAYGMAARSANAVKRFNTLMEDLRTVADSGAGPATVLEAVLERTGYLAELQASTDPQDETRIENLQELAAVALEFEQERGDGEGEGEAGTLADFLERVALVADSDQIPDEEDGDGVVTLMTLHTAKGLEFPVVFLTGMEDGVFPHQRALGQTKELEEERRLAYVGITRARERLYLTRSTVRSAWGQPSYNPPSRFLEEIPGTHVDWRRTGASPAGLAGGGTSPAGRSRSSALGGSDFATRRSGEKPTVALAVGDRVTHDQFGLGTVVAVKGAGANAEATVDFGDTKPKRLLLRYAPVEKL, encoded by the coding sequence ATGAGCAGCCTCTTTGACGACAGCTTCCTGGCGAGCCTCCAGGCCCCCCGCGGCCCCGAGGAGCACCCGCCGCCGCCCGAGGACGACCACGCGCCGGAGCCGGTGCCGGGCGATCTGTTCGCCGGCGCCTTCGACGCGCCCGCGGATCGCGACGCCTACTACCGCAACGGCGCGGTGCGCCCCGTGGTGGACCCGGCGGTCCTCCTGGAAGGGCTGAACGACAACCAGCGCGCGGCCGTTCTGCACGCGGGCTCCCCCCTGTTGATCGTCGCGGGAGCGGGCTCAGGCAAGACGCGCGTGCTCACGCACCGCATCGCCCATCTGCTGGCGGAGCGGGACGTCCACCCGGGGCAGATCCTCGCGATCACCTTCACCAACAAGGCCGCCGGGGAGATGAGGGAGCGCGTCGAGCGGCTGGTGGGGCCGCGCGCCGCCGCGATGTGGGTGATGACCTTCCACAGTGCCTGCGTGCGCATCCTGCGCCGGGAGTCCCGCGCCCTCGGTCTCACCTCGTCGTTCTCCATCTACGACGCGGCCGACTCCAAGCGCCTGATGGCCCTGGTCTGTCGTGATCTCGAACTGGACCCCAAGCGCTTCCCGCCGAAGTCCTTCAGCGCCAAGGTCTCCAACCTGAAGAACGAGCTGATCGACGAGGAGGACTTCGCGGCGCGTGCGGCCGACGGCTTCGAGAAGACCCTCGCCCGGGCCTACGCCCTCTACCAGGCGCGCCTGCGGGAGGCCAACGCGCTCGACTTCGACGACCTCATCATGACGACGACGCATCTGCTGCGCGCCTTCCCGGACGTCGCCGAGCACTACCGCCGCCGCTTCCGGCACGTCCTGGTCGACGAGTACCAGGACACCAACCACGCCCAGTACGCCCTCGTCCGCGAGCTGGTCGGCCCCGCCGCGACCGAGGAGGAGGCGCCGCCGAGCCCGGACCGGCTGCCCCCGGCCGAGCTGTGCGTCGTCGGTGACGCCGACCAGTCGATCTACGCCTTCCGCGGCGCGACGATCCGGAACATCCTCCAGTTCGAGGAGGACTACCCGGACGCCACGACCATCCTGCTGGAGCAGAACTACCGCTCCACCCAGACCATCCTCGGCGCCGCCAACGCGGTCATCGAGCGCAACGAGTCCCGCCGTCCCAAGAACCTGTGGACCCACCAGGGCGCCGGTGCGCGGATCATCGGCTACGTCGCCGACACCGAGCACGACGAGGCGCAGTTCGCGGCCGAGGAGATCGACCGGCTCACCGACACCGGGGAGGCCCGTGCCGGGGACGTCGCGGTCTTCTACCGCACCAACGCCCAGTCCCGGGTCTTCGAGGAGATCTTCATCCGGGTCGGCCTCCCCTACAAGGTCGTCGGAGGAGTCCGCTTCTACGAGCGCAAGGAGGTCCGGGACGTCCTGGCCTACCTGCGGGTGCTGGCCAACCCCGAGGACTCGGTGCCTCTGCGGCGTGTCCTGAACGTCCCGAAGCGAGGCATCGGCGACCGTGCGGAGGCCATGATCGACGCCCTTGCCCAGCGCGAGCGGATCGGTTTCGCGCAGGCGCTCAGGAGGGTGGACGAGGCCTACGGCATGGCGGCGCGCTCCGCGAACGCCGTGAAGCGTTTCAACACCTTGATGGAGGACCTGCGCACGGTCGCCGACTCCGGCGCCGGGCCGGCCACGGTGCTGGAGGCCGTGCTGGAGCGTACCGGCTACCTCGCCGAGCTCCAGGCGTCCACCGATCCGCAGGACGAGACCCGCATCGAGAATCTCCAGGAACTCGCGGCGGTGGCGCTGGAGTTCGAGCAGGAGCGAGGCGATGGCGAGGGTGAAGGCGAGGCGGGGACCCTCGCGGACTTCCTGGAGCGGGTCGCGTTGGTCGCGGACTCCGACCAGATCCCCGACGAGGAGGACGGTGACGGCGTCGTCACACTGATGACGTTGCACACGGCCAAGGGCCTGGAGTTCCCCGTCGTGTTCCTGACCGGCATGGAGGACGGCGTCTTTCCGCACCAGCGGGCGCTCGGCCAGACCAAGGAGTTGGAGGAGGAGCGGCGCTTGGCCTATGTGGGGATCACCCGTGCCCGCGAGCGCCTCTACCTCACCCGGTCCACCGTCCGCAGCGCGTGGGGCCAACCGTCCTACAACCCACCCTCGCGGTTCCTGGAGGAGATCCCCGGTACCCACGTGGACTGGCGGCGGACGGGCGCGAGCCCGGCCGGGCTCGCCGGCGGGGGGACGAGTCCGGCGGGGCGATCCCGTTCCTCGGCCCTGGGCGGATCGGACTTCGCCACCCGCCGGTCGGGGGAGAAGCCGACGGTCGCGTTGGCGGTCGGCGATCGGGTCACCCACGACCAGTTCGGCCTCGGCACGGTCGTCGCGGTCAAGGGCGCGGGCGCGAACGCGGAGGCGACCGTCGACTTCGGCGACACCAAGCCGAAGCGGCTGCTGCTGCGCTACGCGCCGGTGGAGAAGCTCTAG
- a CDS encoding putative RNA methyltransferase, which yields MPAPLPPALERFLESLRCPLCRAGLRSDRGSLRCPSGHSFDIARQGYVSLLTGTRATSGDDAAMVQARDRFLRTGGYAPIRRTLTRMAAAVLTGRGTVVDIGCGTGHYLAGVLDQLPDARGLGLDTSVRALRSAARAHPRAAAASWDVFRPFPLVDRTVDVMLDVFAPRNPAEFHRVLRPTGRLIVVRPVERHLAELQARIPAMVTIDPDKEQRLQQALGPYFQATGTRNVEYTAPLTRQEAIDLVGMTPSARHLTQADLNDHLPPTGQVTVSVLATSYRPR from the coding sequence GTGCCCGCGCCGCTTCCCCCTGCCCTCGAACGGTTCCTCGAATCACTGCGCTGCCCACTGTGCCGCGCCGGTCTCCGATCCGACCGCGGCTCACTGCGCTGCCCATCGGGCCACAGTTTCGACATCGCACGCCAGGGCTACGTGAGCCTCCTGACCGGCACCCGTGCCACCAGCGGTGACGACGCGGCCATGGTTCAGGCCCGAGACCGGTTCCTGCGCACTGGCGGGTACGCACCCATTCGCCGGACCCTGACCCGTATGGCAGCCGCCGTCCTGACCGGTCGTGGCACCGTCGTGGACATCGGATGCGGCACCGGCCACTACCTGGCCGGCGTACTCGATCAACTGCCCGACGCCCGCGGCCTGGGACTGGACACGTCGGTACGCGCCCTGCGCTCGGCGGCCCGAGCCCATCCCCGAGCCGCCGCCGCGAGCTGGGACGTCTTCCGTCCGTTCCCCTTGGTCGACCGGACGGTCGATGTGATGCTGGACGTGTTCGCCCCGCGCAACCCGGCCGAGTTCCACCGAGTACTGCGTCCGACCGGCCGGTTGATCGTGGTGCGCCCCGTCGAGCGGCATCTGGCCGAGCTACAGGCACGGATCCCCGCGATGGTCACGATCGACCCGGACAAGGAACAGCGCCTGCAACAGGCGTTGGGGCCCTACTTCCAGGCGACCGGTACCCGGAATGTCGAATACACCGCACCCCTGACCAGGCAGGAGGCCATCGACCTGGTGGGGATGACTCCGAGCGCGCGCCACCTGACCCAGGCCGACCTGAACGATCACCTTCCGCCGACCGGCCAGGTCACCGTCTCCGTCCTGGCCACCTCCTACCGGCCTCGGTGA